In a genomic window of Methanoregula sp. UBA64:
- a CDS encoding DUF3821 domain-containing protein: MKMNRLVPVLFLLLVIIAGLPASASLSKVAAGAPVFIGERNIDISSGLNGHSVIAWWPEGSDRSGDPAKTVTIPAGSEFSFTLDPAVFTGYTGTWYTHDTKPDIPVFVLYQPQYTLSVWDVDTNKDITGQSVPMSANITYRIDTNLYMALDYAKRPNYNPSDGFYTVKLKSPTGANIPQIYTGNVGASTTQILKFDSSPFIKTPTYTWANGPAWDRNALNPDSSTVYQTGTYTFVATQDLNHMSESYSGTASIGTVTSGDKTITFIADAFTTSPTVLPSLTAPQGTNTAAATTASPQQTVSKPAATVPVKTTFTPLPAGLALAGLGIAAVALLARRKY, from the coding sequence ATGAAAATGAACCGACTGGTTCCAGTCCTGTTTCTCCTGCTGGTAATTATCGCAGGCCTCCCGGCATCGGCAAGCCTTTCCAAGGTCGCCGCCGGGGCGCCGGTCTTTATCGGCGAACGCAACATCGATATCTCGTCAGGATTAAACGGCCATTCCGTGATTGCCTGGTGGCCGGAAGGATCGGACCGGAGCGGCGACCCGGCAAAAACGGTCACCATTCCTGCGGGCTCTGAATTTTCGTTCACCCTGGACCCCGCCGTTTTTACCGGGTATACCGGCACCTGGTACACCCACGACACCAAGCCGGATATCCCGGTCTTTGTCCTGTACCAGCCCCAGTATACGCTCTCTGTCTGGGACGTGGACACAAACAAGGATATCACCGGCCAGTCCGTCCCGATGTCCGCCAATATCACCTACCGGATCGACACGAACCTGTATATGGCGCTCGATTATGCAAAACGCCCCAACTATAATCCCTCCGACGGGTTCTATACCGTGAAACTGAAATCCCCCACCGGGGCAAACATCCCCCAGATCTATACCGGGAACGTAGGCGCATCCACCACCCAGATCCTCAAGTTCGACAGCTCGCCGTTTATCAAAACGCCCACGTATACCTGGGCAAACGGGCCGGCATGGGACCGGAATGCACTGAATCCGGATAGCAGCACGGTTTACCAGACCGGCACCTACACCTTTGTCGCCACCCAGGACCTCAACCACATGAGCGAGAGTTACAGCGGAACGGCTTCGATCGGAACGGTAACAAGCGGCGATAAGACCATAACGTTCATCGCCGATGCCTTTACCACGTCCCCGACCGTCCTTCCCTCGCTGACCGCACCGCAGGGAACAAATACCGCAGCTGCCACGACCGCATCGCCGCAGCAGACGGTATCGAAGCCCGCGGCAACCGTCCCGGTAAAGACCACGTTTACCCCGCTGCCGGCCGGGCTCGCCCTTGCCGGCCTCGGGATCGCGGCGGTCGCACTGCTGGCAAGACGGAAGTATTAA